From Variovorax sp. J2L1-78, the proteins below share one genomic window:
- a CDS encoding non-ribosomal peptide synthetase, which produces MPFDTLHAILPATARDDRQITLIEGDKEQRVLSFQRLRQRALAVLGALQRQSLAPGDTMILCLADNERFLEMFWACVLGGVVPVPLAPGATDAHRQKLLRVFAQLGPKASVYIDGTSLERLDGFAAAQGLADQAAALRARALVPGSLDIGGEPGQPVSPRPDDLAFIQYSSGSTGEPKGVLLTHRNLCANIAAIIEAGAFSDRDVALSWMPLSHDMGLIGFHLNMLACGASHAIMRTDLFARRPLLWLDQASQRRATVLCSPNFGYQHYLRQFALKPPQGLDLSAVRLIFNGAEPISAELCRRFTQSMAPHGLPPNAMFPVYGLAEASLAVSFPPPSTPLETIELDRTALRVGAPVRAAAPGSAHAIEFVKLGRAVPGCEIRIVDDAGTGLADQTVGHVQIRGDNVSGGYFREGSGNGASRVTPGWLDTGDLGVMLDGQLVITGRAKDLIIVNGQNYYPTDLEEIAQQVPGIEANRVAAVGVRDASEGTESVALFVVHRGDLAGFVPKVQALRRIIGQQTDLELNDIVPVSAIPKTTSGKLQRYALALAFEQGEFATIRSELAGFMSANAAIEPVEAGPKSTALRLKEICEPLIPDQQITVQTNLLEINLKSLTLARIHEAIEREFPQRIEVTDLFDYPTLEQLAKLLDETQT; this is translated from the coding sequence ATGCCATTCGACACCCTCCACGCCATCCTGCCCGCCACCGCGCGCGACGACCGCCAGATCACGCTCATCGAGGGCGACAAGGAGCAGCGCGTGCTGAGCTTCCAGCGGCTGCGCCAGCGCGCGCTCGCCGTGCTCGGCGCGCTCCAGCGCCAGTCGCTCGCGCCCGGCGACACGATGATCCTGTGCCTGGCCGACAACGAACGCTTCCTGGAAATGTTCTGGGCCTGCGTGCTGGGCGGCGTCGTCCCGGTCCCTCTCGCGCCCGGCGCCACCGATGCGCACCGCCAGAAGCTGCTGCGTGTCTTCGCGCAGCTCGGCCCGAAGGCATCGGTCTACATCGACGGCACGTCGCTGGAACGCCTCGACGGCTTCGCCGCAGCGCAGGGGCTGGCCGACCAGGCGGCGGCGCTGCGTGCCCGCGCCCTGGTTCCGGGCAGCCTCGACATCGGCGGCGAACCGGGGCAGCCCGTGTCGCCGCGTCCGGACGACCTGGCGTTCATCCAGTATTCCTCCGGCTCCACCGGTGAGCCCAAGGGCGTGCTGCTGACGCACCGCAACCTGTGCGCCAACATCGCCGCGATCATCGAGGCCGGCGCCTTCTCGGACCGCGACGTGGCGCTCAGCTGGATGCCGCTGTCCCACGACATGGGGCTGATCGGCTTCCACCTGAACATGCTGGCCTGCGGCGCCAGCCACGCGATCATGCGCACCGACCTGTTCGCGCGGCGCCCCCTGCTCTGGCTCGACCAGGCCAGCCAGCGCCGGGCCACGGTGCTGTGCTCGCCGAACTTCGGCTACCAGCATTACCTGCGGCAGTTCGCGCTGAAGCCGCCCCAGGGGCTGGACCTGTCGGCCGTGCGACTGATCTTCAATGGCGCCGAACCGATCTCGGCCGAGTTGTGCCGGCGTTTCACCCAGTCCATGGCACCCCATGGACTCCCGCCGAACGCCATGTTTCCGGTGTACGGGTTGGCCGAAGCCAGCCTGGCGGTGAGCTTCCCGCCCCCATCGACACCGCTGGAGACGATCGAGCTCGATCGGACAGCCCTTCGTGTCGGCGCGCCCGTGCGGGCTGCGGCACCTGGGTCGGCGCATGCCATCGAATTCGTCAAGCTCGGCCGCGCCGTGCCCGGCTGCGAGATCCGGATCGTGGACGACGCCGGCACCGGCTTGGCCGACCAGACGGTCGGCCACGTTCAGATCCGGGGCGACAACGTGTCCGGCGGTTATTTTCGCGAGGGGAGCGGTAACGGCGCATCGCGGGTGACACCCGGATGGCTGGACACCGGCGACCTGGGCGTGATGCTGGACGGGCAGCTCGTGATCACGGGTCGGGCCAAGGACCTGATCATCGTCAACGGACAGAACTACTACCCGACCGATCTGGAGGAGATCGCCCAACAGGTGCCTGGCATCGAGGCCAACCGGGTGGCAGCGGTCGGGGTGCGCGACGCCAGCGAAGGCACCGAATCGGTCGCGCTGTTCGTGGTCCACCGCGGAGATCTGGCGGGCTTCGTGCCCAAAGTTCAGGCTTTGCGACGCATCATCGGCCAGCAAACCGACCTGGAACTGAACGACATCGTGCCCGTCAGCGCCATTCCGAAGACCACCAGTGGCAAGCTGCAACGGTATGCACTGGCCCTCGCCTTCGAACAAGGCGAATTCGCTACAATACGCTCGGAATTGGCAGGGTTTATGTCAGCGAACGCCGCGATCGAACCTGTCGAGGCAGGGCCGAAATCAACGGCCCTGCGCCTCAAGGAGATCTGCGAGCCGTTGATTCCAGACCAGCAGATCACGGTCCAAACCAACTTGCTGGAAATCAACCTCAAATCGCTCACCCTGGCGCGCATCCATGAAGCGATCGAGCGCGAATTCCCCCAGCGGATCGAGGTCACGGATCTTTTCGATTACCCGACGCTGGAGCAGCTGGCGAAACTTCTGGATGAAACCCAGACCTGA
- a CDS encoding fatty acyl-AMP ligase, translating to MLLDTAPTPTASGLALRSAVFSTLTEALDYAATGETGFNYYDGRDKLSAVLPYRELRRRALEMSRRLAPLGRGKRLALVAHTHPDFAVMFYACQYAGLVPVPLPAAVHLGGREAYVRHLRQLMRDCQAVAAFAPSEFVGFLNEASEGLPLTLSGTLDDFLALDAQEKLPPPPVSTDLAYLQYTSGSTRFPRGTMITQAAVMANLSAIFNHGFALTADDRFCSWLPHYHDMGLVGIVLGCMATQRSVDYLPTREFAMRPRLWLKLISRNRCTISYSPPFGYTLCARRLRPADIEALDLSSWRIAGVGAEMIHPESLRQVAEILAPAGFDERAFLPSYGMAECALGVSFTPVGSGPHSDLIDIDRLSRTGEARPPIEGEAAVKGKAFIDCGRPLPGFEVEVRGDRGNVLPERRCGAIYLRGPSVMSGYFGNPEATQEVLSDDGWLNTGDLGYFADGSLFVTGRAKDLMIIKGRNIWPQDLEYLAEQQPEVRPTDASAFTVADEDENETAVLVVQCREADPIKLASLSVRLKQAIHAEFGIHCLIELVPPHTLPRTSSGKLSRSMARSDFLKRCGEEPQVGFVKDDARVQTQHASIGRDIALTTPD from the coding sequence ATGCTCCTCGATACGGCACCGACGCCGACGGCCAGCGGCCTTGCGCTGCGCAGCGCGGTCTTCTCCACCCTGACCGAAGCCCTGGACTACGCCGCGACCGGCGAGACCGGGTTCAACTACTACGACGGACGCGACAAGCTCTCGGCCGTTCTGCCCTACCGCGAACTGCGTCGCCGCGCCCTCGAGATGTCGCGTCGCCTGGCGCCGCTCGGCCGCGGTAAGCGGTTGGCCCTGGTCGCCCACACGCACCCCGACTTCGCCGTGATGTTCTACGCGTGCCAGTACGCCGGCTTGGTGCCCGTGCCGCTGCCGGCCGCCGTGCACCTGGGCGGCCGCGAGGCCTACGTTCGCCACCTGCGCCAGCTGATGCGCGACTGCCAGGCCGTCGCCGCCTTCGCCCCGTCCGAATTCGTCGGCTTCCTAAACGAGGCCAGCGAAGGCCTGCCGCTCACGCTGTCCGGCACCCTGGACGACTTCCTGGCACTGGATGCCCAGGAAAAGCTGCCGCCGCCGCCCGTGTCGACCGACCTGGCCTACCTGCAGTACACCTCGGGCAGCACCCGCTTCCCGCGCGGCACCATGATCACGCAGGCCGCGGTCATGGCCAACCTCAGCGCCATCTTCAACCATGGCTTCGCGCTCACCGCGGACGATCGTTTCTGCTCCTGGCTGCCGCACTACCACGACATGGGTCTGGTGGGCATCGTGCTGGGATGCATGGCGACGCAACGCTCGGTCGACTACCTGCCGACGCGCGAGTTCGCGATGCGCCCGCGCCTCTGGCTCAAGCTGATCTCGCGCAACCGCTGCACGATCTCGTACAGCCCGCCCTTTGGCTACACGCTGTGCGCCCGACGCCTGCGTCCGGCGGATATCGAGGCACTCGACCTGTCCTCCTGGCGCATCGCCGGTGTGGGCGCCGAGATGATCCATCCCGAGTCCCTGCGGCAGGTGGCCGAGATCCTGGCGCCGGCCGGCTTCGACGAACGCGCCTTCCTGCCCAGCTACGGCATGGCGGAGTGCGCGCTGGGCGTGAGCTTCACCCCCGTGGGCAGCGGCCCGCACAGCGATTTGATCGACATCGACCGGCTGTCCCGCACGGGCGAGGCGCGTCCGCCGATCGAGGGCGAAGCCGCCGTCAAGGGCAAGGCCTTCATCGACTGCGGCCGGCCGCTGCCGGGCTTCGAGGTCGAAGTGCGAGGCGACCGGGGCAACGTGCTGCCCGAACGCCGGTGCGGCGCCATCTATCTGCGCGGCCCCAGTGTGATGTCGGGCTACTTCGGCAATCCCGAGGCCACGCAAGAGGTGCTGTCGGACGATGGCTGGCTCAACACCGGCGACCTGGGCTATTTCGCCGACGGTTCGTTGTTCGTCACCGGTCGCGCCAAGGACCTGATGATCATCAAGGGCCGCAACATCTGGCCGCAGGACCTCGAGTACCTGGCCGAACAGCAGCCCGAAGTCCGGCCGACCGATGCGTCCGCCTTCACGGTCGCGGACGAGGACGAGAACGAAACCGCGGTGCTGGTCGTGCAGTGCCGGGAAGCCGACCCGATCAAGCTCGCGTCGCTGTCGGTGCGCCTGAAGCAGGCGATCCACGCCGAATTCGGCATCCATTGCCTGATCGAACTGGTGCCGCCGCACACCCTGCCGCGCACCTCGTCGGGCAAGCTGTCGCGCAGCATGGCGCGCAGCGATTTCCTCAAGCGCTGCGGCGAGGAGCCGCAGGTCGGCTTCGTCAAGGACGATGCACGCGTCCAGACGCAGCACGCGAGCATCGGCCGCGACATTGCCCTGACGACCCCTGATTGA
- a CDS encoding acyl carrier protein, giving the protein MTELNLATIESAIREALEAIRPGTAGLGGDADLMQEADLDSIGVMDLVMEIEDRLDLSIPVETLAQAHTINGLRAGIAQLTGGAA; this is encoded by the coding sequence GTGACCGAATTGAATCTGGCAACCATCGAAAGCGCCATCCGCGAAGCCCTCGAAGCGATCCGTCCCGGCACGGCGGGCCTGGGCGGCGACGCCGACCTCATGCAGGAGGCCGACCTCGACTCGATCGGCGTGATGGACCTCGTCATGGAGATCGAGGACCGCCTCGACCTGTCGATCCCGGTGGAAACGCTGGCCCAGGCGCACACCATCAACGGGCTGCGCGCCGGCATCGCCCAGCTGACCGGCGGTGCGGCGTGA
- the spt gene encoding serine palmitoyltransferase: MSLLNKFGAQRQLQTSLDAMGGVAPIATPMDEIHSATSATIGGRRMVLAGTNNYLGLTYDAACRAAAIEAIETQGTGSTGSRMASGNYAGHRALERALADAVGWPSCIVFSTGYQTNLGVISALADTGDYLLVDADSHASIHDGCRLSNATTIRFRHNDPENLDRRLARLGDDAHRALIVVEGVYSTLGDRAPLKEIAEIKRRYGAWLLVDEAHSFGVFGERGLGLSEELGVLDDVDFIVGTFSKSLGGVGGFCIGRHAELEYVRMVSRPYIFTASSSPPSIAATREALRQMLAGHALRERLWRHAERLYAEASKLGYRLGTTTPGPVAALVFTERAEAQALWQSLLDSGIYTNLMIPPATPAGLSLVRISLSAAHSDDDIGHIIAALASARR, encoded by the coding sequence GTGAGTCTTCTGAACAAGTTCGGCGCGCAGCGCCAGCTCCAGACGAGCCTGGACGCGATGGGCGGCGTGGCACCGATCGCGACGCCGATGGACGAGATCCATTCGGCCACCTCTGCCACCATCGGCGGGCGCCGCATGGTGCTCGCGGGGACCAACAACTACCTGGGCCTGACCTACGACGCGGCCTGCCGGGCCGCCGCCATCGAGGCCATCGAAACCCAGGGCACCGGTTCCACCGGTTCACGCATGGCCAGCGGCAACTACGCCGGCCACCGTGCACTGGAGCGTGCGCTGGCCGACGCCGTCGGCTGGCCGTCCTGCATCGTCTTCTCCACCGGCTACCAGACCAACCTCGGCGTGATCTCCGCGCTGGCCGACACCGGCGACTACCTGCTGGTCGATGCCGACAGCCATGCCAGCATCCACGACGGCTGCCGGTTGAGCAACGCCACCACCATCCGGTTCCGGCACAACGACCCCGAGAACCTCGACCGCCGCCTCGCGCGGCTCGGCGATGATGCGCACCGTGCGTTGATCGTGGTCGAGGGCGTCTACAGCACCCTCGGCGACCGTGCGCCGTTGAAGGAAATCGCCGAGATCAAGCGGCGCTACGGCGCCTGGCTGCTGGTCGACGAGGCGCATTCCTTCGGCGTCTTCGGTGAACGCGGCCTCGGGCTGTCGGAAGAACTGGGCGTGCTCGACGACGTCGACTTCATCGTCGGCACCTTCTCCAAGAGCCTGGGTGGCGTTGGTGGCTTCTGCATCGGCCGGCACGCGGAACTCGAATACGTGCGGATGGTGAGCCGCCCCTACATCTTCACGGCGTCCTCGTCGCCGCCCTCGATCGCGGCGACGCGCGAAGCACTGCGCCAGATGCTGGCCGGCCATGCGTTGCGCGAACGGCTGTGGCGGCACGCCGAACGCCTCTACGCCGAGGCCTCGAAGCTCGGCTACCGGTTGGGCACCACGACGCCCGGCCCGGTCGCCGCGTTGGTCTTCACCGAGCGTGCCGAAGCGCAGGCACTGTGGCAGTCGCTGCTGGACAGCGGCATCTACACCAACCTGATGATCCCGCCTGCCACGCCCGCCGGCCTGAGCCTGGTGCGCATCAGCCTCAGCGCGGCGCACAGCGACGACGACATCGGGCACATCATCGCCGCGCTGGCCAGCGCGCGACGCTGA
- a CDS encoding mitochondrial fission ELM1 family protein, whose amino-acid sequence MVTPPDPGAASVWVLLGARHGDNQQLLAIADALGVPYRTVPLRFNVAAGLPPVLLGASRLSWGRKDPAALQPPWPRVVLAAGRKSVPAARWIRRQSGGRTRLVHINRPWAPLSWFDLIVTAPQYAVPERPNVLSHRMPFMPPPVLIDVPLPRALQAQAARLPRPWTLVMVGGDSRPFVLDDEAAVGLARLVNAQVRAQGGSAWVLGSPRTPATAMDVLARTLDVPVHVVRWGEGENPYAALRQRADRLVVTTDSASMLTEALLTGKPVVPFALPRQPDWRWRLATAWRAAAARRPGSMVARSFDALQDLGLLSSLRDLGLLHRALEAAGAFDGRGRVLDIARQEREATLARIRALIDRR is encoded by the coding sequence ATGGTGACGCCTCCCGATCCCGGCGCGGCGTCGGTCTGGGTGCTGCTGGGCGCGCGCCATGGCGACAACCAGCAGCTGCTGGCCATCGCCGATGCCTTGGGTGTGCCGTACCGCACCGTGCCCCTGCGCTTCAACGTCGCGGCGGGGTTGCCGCCGGTTCTGCTGGGTGCCTCGCGGCTGAGTTGGGGCCGCAAGGACCCGGCAGCGCTGCAGCCGCCCTGGCCGCGTGTGGTGCTGGCGGCCGGGCGCAAGAGCGTGCCGGCGGCGCGGTGGATCCGGCGGCAATCGGGCGGGCGCACGCGGCTGGTCCACATCAATCGGCCGTGGGCGCCGCTGTCATGGTTCGACCTGATCGTCACCGCGCCGCAGTACGCGGTGCCCGAGCGTCCCAACGTGCTGAGCCACCGCATGCCCTTCATGCCGCCACCGGTTCTGATCGACGTGCCGCTGCCCAGGGCGTTGCAGGCGCAGGCGGCGCGCCTGCCGCGGCCCTGGACGCTGGTGATGGTCGGTGGCGACAGCCGGCCTTTCGTGCTCGACGACGAGGCGGCCGTCGGCCTGGCGCGCCTCGTGAATGCACAGGTGCGAGCGCAGGGCGGCAGTGCCTGGGTGCTCGGCAGCCCGCGGACGCCGGCCACCGCCATGGACGTGCTGGCCCGGACGCTCGATGTGCCCGTGCATGTCGTTCGCTGGGGCGAGGGCGAGAACCCCTATGCCGCCCTGCGCCAGCGCGCCGACCGCCTTGTCGTCACGACCGACAGCGCGTCGATGCTGACCGAGGCCTTGCTCACGGGCAAGCCGGTCGTGCCCTTCGCATTGCCGCGGCAACCGGATTGGCGCTGGCGCCTGGCGACGGCCTGGCGCGCCGCTGCGGCACGGCGGCCCGGGTCGATGGTGGCGCGCAGCTTCGATGCGCTGCAGGACCTGGGATTGCTCTCGTCGCTGCGCGACCTGGGCCTGCTGCACCGTGCGCTGGAAGCGGCCGGCGCGTTCGATGGCCGCGGCCGCGTGCTCGACATCGCGCGGCAGGAACGTGAGGCCACGCTGGCGCGCATCCGAGCACTGATCGATCGGCGCTGA
- a CDS encoding NAD-dependent epimerase/dehydratase family protein, with protein sequence MHLPPLNSDVDPARAPLVAVTGATGFIGRHLVAALVQSGWRVRLLLRREPSGAEWRQSTPEVVAGSLDNEAALARLVEGADAVIHLAGLIKAARRADFFAVNEEGVARIAQATQRLSPGAHFLLVSSLAAREPSLSDYAASKRAGEAAALNAMGVRTTVLRPPAVYGAGDRETLRFFQVARWPRVPLLGGPDARAALIHVRDVARLIVTLVASTPQGQVLAAADGQPAGYRWDELLGAAARAVGNPTPRFVQAPQGLLRGVAWVGDVARLGGSAAMLNSQKLRELRHADWGVSPAELARPAGWSPQFDIDTGFADAVAWYRSAGWLPG encoded by the coding sequence ATGCATTTGCCTCCTCTGAATTCCGATGTCGACCCGGCGCGTGCGCCCCTGGTCGCCGTGACCGGCGCGACCGGCTTCATCGGGCGGCATCTCGTCGCCGCGCTGGTGCAGTCGGGGTGGCGCGTGCGGCTGCTGTTGCGCCGCGAGCCGTCCGGCGCCGAATGGCGCCAGTCGACGCCGGAGGTGGTGGCCGGGTCGCTCGACAACGAGGCGGCGCTGGCCCGTCTGGTGGAGGGCGCCGACGCGGTGATCCATCTGGCCGGGCTCATCAAGGCGGCACGGCGTGCCGATTTCTTCGCAGTGAACGAGGAGGGCGTCGCGCGGATCGCGCAGGCGACGCAGCGGCTGTCACCCGGCGCGCATTTCCTGCTGGTCTCCAGCCTGGCCGCGCGCGAACCTTCGCTCTCGGACTATGCCGCCAGCAAGCGTGCCGGTGAGGCCGCGGCGCTCAACGCGATGGGCGTGCGCACCACGGTGCTGCGCCCACCCGCGGTCTACGGCGCGGGTGACCGCGAAACGCTGCGCTTCTTCCAGGTCGCCCGCTGGCCGCGCGTGCCCTTGCTCGGCGGGCCGGATGCGCGCGCCGCGCTGATCCATGTGCGCGACGTGGCCCGGCTGATCGTCACGCTCGTCGCGTCGACGCCGCAGGGCCAGGTGCTGGCGGCGGCCGATGGCCAGCCGGCGGGCTACCGTTGGGACGAACTGCTCGGTGCCGCGGCACGCGCCGTCGGCAACCCGACGCCGCGCTTCGTGCAGGCGCCGCAAGGGCTGCTGCGCGGCGTGGCATGGGTGGGCGATGTGGCGCGCCTCGGCGGCTCGGCCGCCATGCTCAACTCTCAAAAGCTGCGCGAACTGCGGCATGCGGACTGGGGCGTCTCGCCAGCCGAACTCGCGCGGCCGGCGGGCTGGTCACCGCAGTTCGATATCGACACCGGCTTCGCCGATGCCGTCGCCTGGTACCGGTCGGCCGGCTGGTTGCCGGGCTGA
- a CDS encoding HNH endonuclease → MNKTLLLCLMLATLPGLADARSKHRDHAEQRAFRQEHPCPSTGQAEGACPDWQIGYVVQLCAGGQDKRENMRWLTPADKRFIKESTGKDCKKLRPTPTMR, encoded by the coding sequence ATGAACAAGACCCTCCTCCTCTGCCTGATGCTCGCCACCCTGCCCGGCCTGGCCGACGCCCGCAGCAAGCACCGCGACCACGCCGAGCAGCGCGCCTTTCGCCAGGAGCACCCTTGCCCCTCCACCGGCCAGGCCGAAGGCGCCTGCCCCGACTGGCAGATCGGCTACGTGGTCCAGCTCTGTGCCGGGGGACAGGACAAGCGCGAGAACATGCGATGGCTCACCCCGGCGGACAAGCGCTTCATCAAGGAATCGACGGGCAAGGACTGCAAGAAGCTGCGGCCCACGCCGACGATGCGCTGA
- a CDS encoding nucleoside deaminase: protein MFDPDLPAQGLRPTHAQMLKHLRRSNAVAQRAVALGHHPFGAVLVGPDQETVLLEQCNIDTVNHAESTLARVAATNFTPEFLWGCTLYTAVEPCCMCAGTAYWANIGRVVYGMTEAQLLAETGSHAENPTMSVPSRYVFDHCQKPVELIGPVPEIAEETVVLQRAFWASR, encoded by the coding sequence ATGTTCGACCCCGACCTGCCCGCACAGGGCCTGCGCCCCACGCACGCCCAGATGCTCAAGCACCTGCGCCGCTCCAACGCGGTGGCGCAGCGCGCCGTCGCGCTGGGCCACCATCCCTTCGGCGCCGTGCTGGTCGGCCCCGACCAGGAGACCGTGCTGCTCGAGCAGTGCAACATCGACACGGTCAACCATGCCGAGTCGACGCTCGCGCGCGTGGCGGCGACCAACTTCACGCCGGAGTTCCTGTGGGGCTGCACGCTCTACACCGCGGTCGAGCCCTGCTGCATGTGCGCCGGCACCGCCTACTGGGCCAACATCGGCCGCGTGGTCTACGGCATGACCGAGGCGCAACTGCTGGCTGAGACCGGCAGCCATGCCGAGAATCCGACGATGAGCGTGCCGTCGCGCTATGTTTTCGACCACTGCCAGAAGCCGGTCGAACTCATCGGCCCCGTGCCGGAGATCGCCGAGGAGACGGTCGTCCTGCAACGGGCCTTCTGGGCATCGCGCTGA
- the pcaD gene encoding 3-oxoadipate enol-lactonase, with translation MISLNVLREGEGPIVVLSHALGCNLRMWDAVAARLARAHTVIRYDHRDHGASPVVPGAFGIETLADDAASLIEREAAGEPVHFVGLSMGGMTAQALAVRRPELLKTVVIANSSAHYPDSTPWTARVARVQTDGVAAIADGAVERWITPGWRATPEGTGAAAALRDMLVKTDAAGYVESCKAVAAIDFRESNTRIAVPTLVIAGTQDLATPPAMSQQMVAQIPGARLATIDAAHLSAVEKPDEFVGLLIDFWRSL, from the coding sequence ATGATTTCCCTGAATGTCCTGCGCGAGGGCGAAGGCCCGATCGTCGTGCTGAGCCATGCGCTCGGCTGCAACCTGCGCATGTGGGACGCCGTGGCCGCGCGGCTGGCGCGTGCCCACACCGTGATCCGCTACGACCACCGCGACCATGGCGCTTCCCCCGTCGTGCCCGGCGCCTTCGGCATCGAGACGCTGGCCGACGACGCGGCGTCGCTGATCGAGCGCGAGGCGGCCGGCGAGCCGGTGCACTTCGTCGGCCTCTCGATGGGCGGCATGACGGCGCAGGCGCTGGCGGTGCGCCGCCCCGAGTTGCTCAAGACCGTGGTTATCGCCAACTCGAGCGCGCACTACCCCGACAGCACGCCATGGACGGCGCGCGTGGCACGGGTGCAGACCGACGGGGTCGCCGCGATCGCCGATGGCGCGGTCGAGCGCTGGATCACCCCGGGCTGGCGCGCGACGCCCGAAGGTACTGGCGCCGCGGCTGCGCTGCGCGACATGCTGGTCAAGACCGATGCCGCCGGCTACGTCGAAAGCTGCAAGGCGGTCGCGGCCATCGACTTCCGCGAGAGCAACACGCGCATCGCGGTGCCCACGCTCGTCATTGCCGGCACGCAGGACCTGGCCACGCCGCCCGCGATGTCGCAGCAGATGGTGGCGCAGATTCCCGGCGCCAGGCTCGCCACGATCGACGCGGCCCACCTGAGCGCGGTGGAGAAGCCCGACGAATTCGTCGGGCTGCTGATCGACTTCTGGCGCAGCCTGTGA
- a CDS encoding Bcr/CflA family efflux MFS transporter — protein MSVRGHAPSPATAFVLLLPLLLAAQPVATDSYLPALPEIARDLGSASASLTAFVLAFGIAQLVCGPLSDRFGRRPVLLTGLAVYAIAAAGAIFSPSMAVLVGFRVLQGFSMAAILVCARAAVRDLYPAHEGPHVMARGLTGLGVVGLIAPVMGAFTVQEFGWRWVLGGMAVYAALLWVLCLRLFGETLHRPGAGEPATPKGSVREVFASPSFRAWASVAATTYSGIFAFLLLSPMVYIGYLGLSPIMYGWIPAGGSLVYIFSTTMCRRLLRRLGVVHTVQLGATLSCTGPLIQVVGCVLAPQSVVPLLVGHAVYCLGHGIHQPCGQAGAVGDLPHLAGRAVSWSGFGMMLVGFVVGQTAASFVDPQSSNGAWPMVVPMLLAGMVLMLIAFFWVPRLPAPSTARRP, from the coding sequence GTGAGCGTGCGGGGCCACGCGCCATCGCCCGCGACGGCCTTCGTGCTGCTGTTGCCGCTGCTGCTGGCGGCCCAGCCGGTCGCCACCGACAGCTACCTGCCCGCGCTGCCCGAGATCGCGCGCGACCTCGGCTCCGCCAGCGCCAGCCTCACCGCCTTCGTACTGGCCTTCGGCATCGCCCAGTTGGTCTGCGGGCCGCTGTCCGACCGCTTCGGGCGACGCCCGGTGCTGCTCACCGGCCTGGCGGTCTACGCCATCGCCGCGGCCGGCGCGATCTTCTCGCCGAGCATGGCGGTGCTGGTCGGCTTCCGCGTGCTGCAGGGCTTCTCCATGGCCGCCATCCTGGTCTGCGCGCGCGCGGCGGTGCGCGACCTGTACCCCGCGCACGAGGGGCCTCACGTCATGGCACGCGGACTCACCGGCCTCGGCGTAGTTGGCCTGATCGCGCCGGTGATGGGCGCCTTCACCGTGCAGGAATTCGGCTGGCGCTGGGTGCTCGGCGGCATGGCCGTCTATGCGGCGCTGCTGTGGGTGCTGTGCCTGCGCCTCTTCGGCGAGACGCTGCATCGCCCCGGCGCCGGCGAGCCGGCCACGCCGAAGGGCAGCGTGCGCGAGGTGTTTGCCAGCCCGAGCTTCCGCGCCTGGGCCTCGGTAGCCGCCACCACCTACAGCGGCATCTTCGCCTTCCTGCTGCTGTCGCCGATGGTCTACATCGGCTACCTCGGCCTGTCGCCGATCATGTACGGCTGGATTCCCGCGGGCGGCTCGCTGGTCTACATCTTCAGCACCACGATGTGCCGGCGCCTGCTGCGGCGGCTGGGCGTGGTGCACACGGTGCAGCTCGGCGCGACGCTGAGCTGCACCGGGCCGCTGATCCAGGTCGTCGGCTGCGTGTTGGCGCCGCAATCGGTCGTGCCGCTGCTGGTCGGCCACGCCGTGTACTGTCTCGGCCATGGCATCCACCAGCCCTGCGGCCAGGCCGGCGCGGTGGGGGACCTGCCGCATCTCGCGGGCCGGGCCGTGTCGTGGTCGGGTTTCGGCATGATGCTGGTCGGCTTCGTCGTCGGCCAGACGGCCGCCAGCTTTGTCGACCCGCAATCGTCCAACGGCGCCTGGCCGATGGTCGTGCCGATGCTGCTGGCCGGCATGGTGCTGATGCTCATCGCATTCTTCTGGGTGCCGCGCCTGCCGGCACCCTCCACCGCAAGGAGACCCTGA
- a CDS encoding carboxymuconolactone decarboxylase family protein, which yields MSDDKAPHPDYERGLLQRRRVLGDAWVDQSLAKRTTFNAEFQELITRHAWHDIWGRPALGDKTRRYMVLSMMLGTHAYEEFAMHVCAALDGPPESRLTPEDIKEVLMMAAIYCGVPVANHAFGIATAILREKGLLEELPK from the coding sequence ATGAGCGACGACAAAGCACCTCATCCCGACTACGAACGCGGCCTGCTGCAACGCCGCCGCGTGCTGGGCGACGCCTGGGTCGACCAGTCGCTCGCCAAGCGCACGACCTTCAACGCCGAGTTCCAGGAGCTCATCACGCGCCATGCGTGGCACGACATCTGGGGCCGGCCTGCGCTGGGCGACAAGACGCGCCGCTACATGGTGCTGTCGATGATGCTCGGCACGCATGCGTACGAGGAATTCGCGATGCACGTGTGCGCCGCGCTGGACGGCCCACCCGAGTCGCGCCTGACGCCCGAGGACATCAAGGAGGTGCTGATGATGGCTGCCATCTACTGCGGTGTGCCGGTGGCCAACCATGCCTTCGGCATCGCGACCGCGATCCTGCGCGAGAAGGGCCTGCTCGAAGAGCTGCCGAAGTGA